One genomic window of Bartonella sp. HY038 includes the following:
- a CDS encoding amino acid ABC transporter permease — protein MSVSFLIQLLVIVFIGLTAQWIITNTITNMQANNMTAGFGFLLQRAGVSIPNSLIPYSEDSNYLTALAAGFVNTIVMAVLCIIASSLLGLLIGIGRLSNNWLVSKICLFYIETFRNIPPLLVIFFWYFAIIQALLPSVRDSIALPFNVFINQRGIFLPQPIFGQSGWLIMLSFAVAVIISLLLCISLRHWGKKRFEQSGKAQILWPFYILVITATFLFLMPILQFSGFNIPQAGRFNISGGTSITPEFTALFLALSIYTSALIAELVRSGLQGVDYGYKEAGASLGLKPRLITRLIVLPLALRIIIPPLSSQYMSLMKNTSLATAVGYTEIMRIGNTIYNQTGQPIQVTVIWIIVYLSLSLLISLIMNWFNYKTSLKGR, from the coding sequence TTGAGTGTTAGTTTTCTTATTCAATTGCTAGTAATTGTTTTTATTGGACTAACGGCACAGTGGATTATCACCAATACGATTACCAATATGCAAGCCAATAATATGACTGCGGGCTTTGGCTTTCTACTTCAGCGCGCGGGTGTTTCTATTCCCAATAGTCTTATTCCCTATAGCGAAGATTCCAACTATCTCACAGCGCTAGCTGCTGGCTTTGTCAATACAATAGTGATGGCCGTTCTATGCATCATAGCATCAAGCCTATTGGGGCTTTTAATTGGCATTGGTCGGCTGTCTAATAATTGGTTAGTTTCAAAAATTTGCCTGTTTTACATTGAGACTTTTCGCAATATTCCTCCGCTTTTGGTGATATTTTTTTGGTATTTTGCAATAATTCAAGCTTTACTACCATCGGTGCGTGACAGTATTGCACTACCGTTTAATGTTTTTATCAATCAACGTGGTATCTTTTTGCCGCAGCCAATATTTGGCCAAAGTGGTTGGCTGATTATGCTGAGTTTTGCAGTAGCAGTTATTATTAGCCTTCTATTATGTATCTCTTTGCGTCATTGGGGCAAAAAGCGCTTTGAGCAAAGCGGTAAAGCCCAGATTTTATGGCCATTTTATATTTTAGTTATTACTGCCACTTTTTTATTTCTTATGCCAATTTTACAATTTTCAGGCTTTAATATACCGCAAGCAGGGCGATTTAACATCAGCGGCGGCACAAGTATAACACCAGAATTTACCGCATTATTTTTAGCTCTTTCCATTTACACATCGGCTTTAATTGCAGAACTTGTGCGCAGTGGCCTCCAAGGTGTCGATTATGGTTACAAGGAAGCTGGAGCTTCACTTGGTTTAAAGCCTCGCCTTATTACAAGGCTTATTGTTTTGCCACTTGCCTTGCGCATCATTATTCCACCACTCTCCAGCCAATATATGAGCTTGATGAAAAACACTTCACTTGCAACAGCTGTTGGTTATACCGAGATTATGCGCATTGGTAACACCATCTACAATCAAACAGGGCAGCCCATCCAAGTAACCGTTATTTGGATAATCGTTTACTTAAGCCTTAGCTTGCTTATTTCACTGATCATGAATTGGTTTAATTATAAAACCAGTTTGAAAGGACGCTAA
- a CDS encoding amino acid ABC transporter substrate-binding protein: protein MKVTLGDPKLENAGATLRAVKTRGHLVCGVNTGLTGFAIRDGKGNWTGFDADYCRAVASAIFGDKSKVEFVPLSAKERFLALQSGQIDVLIRNTTWTMSRDTSLGIEFTGINYYDGQGFMINSDRLKDVTSALQLSGASICVQSGTSTELTLADYFRNHKMQYEPVVFEKFTEVNAAYDAGRCDAYTTDQSSLYATRLQLANPDKNVVLPQIISKEPFGPAVRQGDAQWANIVRWTHYAMVNAEEFGITSSNVDDMAKSDNPDIKRMLGAEQGNDIGKDLGLDQDWVIKIIKNVGNYGEVFERNIGQNTPLKISRGINALWTKGGLQYGVPIR from the coding sequence ATGAAAGTAACATTGGGCGACCCTAAGCTTGAAAATGCTGGTGCGACCTTGCGTGCAGTAAAAACCCGTGGTCATTTGGTATGCGGTGTCAATACAGGATTAACTGGCTTTGCGATCAGAGATGGGAAAGGCAATTGGACAGGTTTTGATGCTGATTATTGCCGCGCAGTTGCTTCGGCTATCTTTGGAGATAAATCCAAAGTAGAATTTGTGCCTCTTTCCGCCAAAGAGCGCTTTCTTGCGCTTCAATCGGGGCAGATTGATGTGCTAATCCGCAATACAACTTGGACAATGAGCCGCGATACGTCACTTGGTATCGAGTTTACTGGAATTAATTATTATGACGGCCAAGGCTTTATGATAAATTCTGACCGGTTAAAAGACGTAACTTCTGCTTTGCAACTTTCTGGTGCATCTATATGTGTTCAATCTGGTACATCAACTGAATTGACCTTAGCAGATTATTTCCGCAACCATAAAATGCAATATGAACCAGTGGTTTTTGAAAAATTCACTGAAGTCAATGCGGCTTACGATGCTGGCCGTTGCGACGCTTATACGACAGATCAATCATCGCTTTATGCAACTCGCTTGCAATTAGCAAATCCTGATAAAAATGTTGTTTTACCGCAAATCATTTCAAAAGAACCTTTTGGTCCTGCTGTACGCCAAGGCGATGCACAATGGGCAAATATTGTTCGTTGGACTCATTATGCAATGGTTAACGCTGAAGAATTTGGTATAACCAGTTCTAATGTTGATGATATGGCAAAATCTGATAATCCCGACATTAAGCGCATGCTTGGTGCAGAACAAGGTAACGATATTGGTAAGGACTTAGGACTTGATCAGGATTGGGTTATCAAAATCATTAAAAATGTTGGTAATTATGGAGAAGTTTTTGAGCGCAATATAGGACAAAATACGCCGCTTAAAATTTCACGTGGTATCAATGCCTTATGGACCAAGGGTGGTTTACAATATGGCGTGCCTATTCGTTAA
- a CDS encoding amino acid ABC transporter permease has protein sequence MEKISAFTRKQLLPALPPPKRQSGILHWLKRRLFANPLDGLITIFLLIALIYTSIPTLRWLFIDASWIGNDRAACATIIQGGIQPNGWSGACWAFVRANMSSFLYGIYPQSELWRVHCALLLVIIVNIPLLMPRVRFKVINALLSFIFVPIFCYILLYGGAFGLTSVPTARWGGLLATLIIAYSSIIVSLPLGTLLALGRQSKKPIIHFLCVIFIETLRGVPLVAVLFVANVMLPLFFPQDLNFDNFLRALIAVALFTSVYIAEVIRGGLQAVPKAQYEAAWSLGLRYWQMISFIIVPQAFRLVIPGVINILIGMFKDTSLIYTINMQDLLGAAQNATLQPNWISPVTPATAYIFAGFIFWLFCFAMSRYAHFIERHLNASRKLQN, from the coding sequence ATGGAAAAAATTAGCGCCTTTACTCGTAAGCAATTGCTACCTGCCCTGCCACCACCCAAACGCCAAAGTGGTATTTTGCACTGGCTAAAACGCCGACTATTTGCAAATCCACTTGATGGCTTAATAACCATATTTTTGTTAATAGCCTTGATCTACACCTCCATTCCAACTTTACGTTGGTTGTTTATTGATGCCAGTTGGATAGGCAATGATCGTGCGGCGTGCGCAACTATCATACAAGGCGGCATTCAACCCAATGGTTGGTCAGGCGCATGCTGGGCATTTGTCCGCGCTAATATGAGTTCATTTTTATATGGTATTTACCCACAAAGTGAATTATGGCGGGTTCATTGCGCATTGTTATTGGTGATTATAGTCAATATTCCACTATTGATGCCGAGAGTAAGGTTCAAAGTCATCAACGCCCTTTTATCGTTTATTTTTGTACCAATCTTTTGCTATATCTTGCTTTATGGTGGTGCATTTGGATTAACGAGCGTGCCAACTGCGCGTTGGGGTGGTTTACTTGCAACTTTAATCATTGCCTATTCCAGCATAATCGTTTCGCTACCGCTTGGCACTTTGCTGGCACTTGGACGGCAATCGAAAAAGCCAATCATTCACTTTTTATGTGTAATTTTTATCGAAACCTTGCGTGGTGTACCCTTGGTGGCAGTGCTTTTTGTCGCCAATGTCATGTTGCCATTGTTTTTTCCGCAAGATTTAAATTTTGATAATTTTTTAAGAGCGCTTATTGCGGTAGCGCTTTTTACCTCAGTCTATATTGCAGAAGTTATTCGTGGCGGTTTGCAAGCAGTACCTAAGGCACAATATGAAGCTGCATGGTCGCTTGGGCTGCGTTATTGGCAAATGATTAGCTTTATCATTGTGCCACAAGCTTTTCGCCTTGTTATTCCCGGTGTCATCAATATTTTGATTGGAATGTTTAAAGATACTAGCTTGATCTATACGATTAATATGCAAGACTTATTGGGTGCCGCCCAAAATGCTACCTTACAACCCAATTGGATAAGTCCCGTAACACCTGCAACCGCCTATATTTTTGCCGGCTTTATCTTTTGGCTATTTTGCTTTGCCATGTCACGCTATGCCCATTTTATCGAGCGCCACCTCAATGCCTCAAGAAAATTACAAAACTAA
- a CDS encoding amino acid ABC transporter ATP-binding protein, with protein MIDQTNDSPLAVEMKTVNKWFGDNHVLRDINLSVTVGEKIVVIGPSGSGKSTMIRCINALEAYQSGQITVEGIQLDSSSRHIDKVRSEVGMVFQQFNLFPHLTILENCTLAPIWVRHMNRSTANDLALDYLDKVHIKDQANKYPGQLSGGQQQRAAIARSLCMSPKIMLFDEPTSALDPEMIKEVLDTIEELAKTGMTMICVTHEMAFAREIADRIIFMDEGQIMEINTPKNLFTNPQIARTKTFLEQIL; from the coding sequence ATGATTGACCAAACAAATGACAGTCCACTTGCCGTTGAAATGAAAACGGTCAATAAATGGTTTGGTGACAACCATGTTTTGCGTGATATTAATCTATCTGTCACGGTGGGTGAAAAAATTGTGGTTATCGGTCCCTCTGGATCAGGTAAATCAACTATGATCCGTTGCATAAATGCATTGGAAGCCTATCAAAGCGGACAAATCACGGTTGAGGGTATCCAGCTTGATTCCAGTAGCCGCCATATTGATAAGGTTCGCAGTGAAGTTGGTATGGTTTTTCAGCAATTCAATCTTTTCCCCCATTTAACCATTTTAGAAAATTGTACTTTAGCCCCAATTTGGGTTCGCCATATGAACCGCAGCACTGCGAATGATTTAGCACTGGATTATTTGGATAAGGTCCACATCAAGGATCAAGCCAATAAATATCCCGGACAATTATCGGGTGGACAACAGCAGCGTGCAGCAATTGCTCGTTCTTTGTGTATGAGCCCTAAAATCATGCTTTTTGATGAACCGACTTCGGCGCTTGATCCTGAAATGATAAAAGAAGTTTTAGATACAATCGAAGAACTTGCCAAAACTGGTATGACAATGATTTGTGTTACCCATGAGATGGCTTTTGCTCGCGAAATAGCAGATCGCATTATCTTCATGGATGAGGGACAAATTATGGAAATAAATACCCCAAAAAATCTTTTTACCAATCCGCAAATTGCACGCACAAAAACATTTTTAGAGCAAATACTATAA
- a CDS encoding PucR family transcriptional regulator encodes MPLTVERLCSMTKPALIPIAGLEGLKNRINWVIASDNPEPRRWLRGGEFNLISGWNLNDDAAMIRYMDQLYSSGVAGIGFGIGLKFSKIPAIMIERANALKLPLCEVPYELSFAHITQIAAEQLVDKPSQLGNRSYYSQILDDAIDEKLQLSDITMRLANSLLADCQIIEQDKNILAEAVRSKGAKAKEAINQHNDFTSFSCTNTIELRIKRKSQDFSLTDKAFIHEMILAARIIINRTNAVNRAESRLKIDIFSMLMQSFLPLQEIRHKLFSLGFDPDSNFGFAFVKPLNGHLKKTADLIATNLPKDSIIQIYNNEIIVFFAISSRLPPKQLLAPLLTICPNCSIGVSKPVKADQLHTGLRQAQMLAQNSTAGLYDSDDMAIETMLGLLDPISAKAFKNAILHKDLSAELLTTIEMLLDSGFNLHETAQKLNVHRHTIRNRMERFNDLTGLDIQNADNRNKIWLALKIAKIFSV; translated from the coding sequence ATGCCCCTAACCGTTGAACGCCTTTGTAGCATGACTAAACCTGCTCTCATTCCCATTGCAGGTCTTGAGGGGCTTAAAAACCGTATTAACTGGGTAATTGCTTCCGATAATCCCGAACCACGCCGTTGGTTAAGAGGTGGTGAGTTTAATCTCATATCAGGTTGGAACCTTAATGATGATGCGGCAATGATCCGCTACATGGATCAACTCTATTCAAGTGGAGTTGCTGGCATTGGGTTTGGTATAGGGCTTAAATTTAGTAAAATTCCAGCCATCATGATTGAAAGAGCAAATGCTCTTAAACTACCCTTATGCGAAGTGCCTTATGAATTAAGTTTTGCCCATATAACACAGATTGCAGCAGAACAGCTTGTCGATAAGCCAAGCCAACTTGGCAATAGATCCTATTACAGCCAAATTCTTGACGATGCCATTGATGAAAAATTACAGCTTTCCGATATTACTATGCGGCTAGCCAATAGCTTATTGGCGGACTGCCAAATTATTGAGCAGGATAAAAATATCTTAGCCGAGGCGGTACGCAGTAAGGGCGCCAAAGCAAAGGAAGCAATAAACCAACATAATGATTTTACCAGCTTTTCTTGCACCAATACAATTGAATTGCGCATTAAACGCAAATCGCAAGATTTTTCATTAACCGATAAGGCATTTATCCATGAAATGATTTTGGCAGCAAGAATTATTATCAATCGCACCAATGCGGTAAACCGCGCTGAAAGCCGTTTAAAAATTGATATATTTTCCATGCTGATGCAATCATTTTTACCTTTACAAGAAATAAGGCATAAGCTTTTTTCACTTGGCTTTGACCCTGATAGCAATTTCGGATTTGCTTTTGTAAAACCGCTTAATGGTCATTTGAAAAAGACAGCAGATTTAATTGCCACTAACTTACCAAAAGACTCGATAATTCAGATTTACAACAATGAAATTATTGTTTTTTTTGCAATTTCATCACGATTACCTCCTAAACAGCTTTTAGCACCATTGCTGACTATTTGTCCCAATTGTAGCATAGGGGTAAGTAAACCAGTTAAAGCAGATCAGTTACATACGGGCTTACGGCAAGCACAAATGCTGGCGCAAAACTCAACAGCAGGCCTTTATGATAGCGATGATATGGCAATTGAAACCATGCTTGGTTTATTGGATCCCATCTCAGCCAAAGCTTTCAAAAACGCCATACTTCACAAAGACCTATCTGCTGAATTACTTACGACCATCGAGATGTTGCTAGATAGTGGTTTTAACCTCCATGAAACGGCACAAAAGCTTAATGTCCACCGCCACACTATTCGCAACCGCATGGAACGCTTTAATGACCTTACCGGTCTTGATATCCAAAATGCTGATAACCGCAATAAAATATGGCTCGCTTTAAAAATTGCCAAAATATTTTCCGTGTAA
- the metC gene encoding cystathionine beta-lyase, with the protein MAKTKDMDNWGVNTKLAHGGYNPHDYHGFVNPPVVRASTVLFPDANTMALENQAYTYGTHGTTTTDALCHAVDLLEGSAVTVLTPSGLAAITMPLLGALSSGDHLLITDSVYFPTRRFADTILTRMGVEVEYYDPLIGAGIEKLFKDNTRIVFTESPASNTFEMQDIPAIAAAAHKIGAIVMMDNTWATPLLFKALDYGVDISINAATKYPAGHADVLMGMVSANQKYADLIKDAHKITGMSVSGDDAYLVLRSMRTMNIRLAHQSKTTIALASWLETLPQVAEVLHPELPSNMGHAIWCRDFKGSATIFSIVLKNGGIEEASRFLDSLQLFGLGYSWGGYESLAVHVNLKDRVVAKKDFAGPVLRLQIGIENFEDLQKDLQNAINATGL; encoded by the coding sequence ATGGCAAAAACTAAAGATATGGATAATTGGGGTGTTAATACAAAACTCGCTCATGGTGGATATAATCCCCATGATTATCACGGTTTTGTTAATCCACCAGTGGTCCGTGCCTCAACCGTTCTTTTTCCTGATGCCAATACAATGGCTTTGGAGAACCAAGCCTATACTTATGGTACCCATGGTACGACAACCACCGATGCGCTTTGCCATGCAGTTGATCTTCTTGAAGGCTCAGCGGTTACCGTGTTAACGCCATCTGGTCTTGCAGCCATTACTATGCCGCTGCTTGGTGCGCTAAGCAGCGGTGATCACCTACTTATTACGGACTCCGTCTATTTTCCGACGCGTCGTTTCGCTGATACGATTTTAACGCGCATGGGAGTTGAGGTTGAATATTATGATCCGTTAATTGGTGCCGGTATAGAAAAGCTCTTTAAAGACAATACACGAATTGTCTTTACCGAGTCGCCTGCATCCAATACCTTTGAAATGCAGGATATTCCTGCAATTGCCGCAGCTGCCCACAAAATTGGCGCTATCGTTATGATGGATAACACGTGGGCAACGCCGCTTTTATTTAAAGCGTTAGATTATGGGGTTGATATTTCGATTAATGCGGCGACCAAATATCCTGCAGGTCATGCGGATGTGCTGATGGGGATGGTGTCCGCCAATCAAAAATATGCTGATCTTATCAAGGATGCCCACAAAATTACTGGCATGAGTGTATCGGGTGACGATGCTTATCTCGTTTTGCGTAGTATGCGCACCATGAATATACGCCTTGCTCATCAAAGTAAAACAACAATTGCTCTTGCTTCATGGCTAGAAACTTTACCGCAAGTTGCTGAAGTCTTGCATCCGGAATTGCCAAGCAATATGGGACACGCAATTTGGTGTCGTGATTTTAAAGGTTCAGCCACTATTTTTTCCATTGTTTTGAAAAATGGGGGTATAGAAGAAGCAAGTCGTTTCCTTGATAGCTTACAGCTTTTTGGGCTTGGCTATTCATGGGGCGGTTATGAAAGCCTTGCAGTTCATGTTAACTTAAAAGACCGTGTAGTCGCCAAAAAAGATTTTGCAGGGCCTGTTTTGCGCTTGCAAATAGGTATTGAAAATTTTGAAGATTTGCAAAAAGACTTACAAAATGCAATCAATGCAACTGGCTTATAA